GCACGTTAATAATGTTACCGGATGACACATATTGATACCATAATAGTATGGCACAGTACCGTAATGCTACAATAATGCGTAATGCGGCACAGTAATACACCACATTTCGGCACATAACGCTACCATAGATACCGTAATATGGCACGTAATTACTATAAAACCGTGATATGAAACAGTCCTGCAATCATACAATCATGTTACCGTAATGCGGAACGAAGggctaccatattttggcacgtAACGCTACTCACCATTTTTCTTCCTTAAGCTTGATCCCctctagcgacgcaacgtaacgcaacgatacgacgtattgacgcaaagtgctgtattgtgTAATCACAAGTGAGAACCGACGACACAACAGTACTGGAAACACCGGACgttttcacgcaggcggggctAACACAATTAtaggaagggcattttcttacgttgcgtaggttgcgtcgctagtgggaaccaagctttaatatgACATGATTATGATAATGCTACAATATTTCTGTAAAATATAACGTATCAAGTATAGCTACCACATTTTAACCGTATTTCGACACGGTAATGATACCATATTTTGAAACAATGCTACACGTAACAACATTACCATAATGCTACCGTAATATTGGTACATAACGATATTGTATTCCGGCACATGATTTGTATACGATACTTCCATGCGTTGCATTATGCCTCATTGTCAGATCAGATGAGTTGAGTCTTTGCTGGGGGCTTTGAGAAATCATCCTGGTGGTTCAGAGAATATCGTCATCATTACAAATGTAAGAGTCTCCTTATGTCTCAAATTCAAAGTCCATCTGTCTGGTCAGTATAAGCCACCGTACTTTCAGTACTCCGATGACCACTGTCGAAGAATTTTTCCCATCTTTGACGCTTTTTGCACATTAGAGTTTGTTTCATTTTCTTACGAAATTGTTCTGAGAGAAAAGCATATAACATCGGATTTAATGCGCTATTCATAAGATACAAGGCAGTGGCAAATGGAACGGCATGTATACCAAATGATGTCATTTCACCAAACAGTCCCCACATTGTCAATAAGTGTGATGGGAAAAGACATAACGCGAAACTTAATACTAACGCAATAAGAAGTCGTATTACTTTCTTTCGTTCATTCAGTGCTTTCAATCCACGTGACCTAGAAGGCGCTTTCTTTGTTGACTTTCGAGTGACTGTCCTCTCGGAAAATCTAACGTTACAATTATTGTTTGATTTTTGGCCATCATTCGACTTAGTGTACACGGCATCAACATTTGGCGAATCTTGAACTTTTATCTCAAtaaacttttctttttcttcagtAGTACCGTTCGTGTGTTTTTGCATTAAAGCTGTTTCACCACGTGATTCACCACCTGATTCGGTCTCATCCGGGTAGTCGATATAAAATTCACCACATTTCGCAATTGGTTTATCAGTTGTGTCATCTGTAAGAGGAACGGTGTGAGACTCGGTACGCTTTACTTGAGAGCCACCTTTGTATATATTCTTACGGTTACTGCTGCTGGCTGTGCTATTAGTTTTACTAATGTTATTTCTGATTTCTCGTATTGAGATGTTTTTCGCTCCTGCACTATGCCAAAGGAACACAGACATGTGACCGTACAGTATCATCATTACAGTTAACGGTATTGCGTACCAAAGAGTAAAGGTCACAACGTATTGTTTTCTGATTAAATCACCATATCTGGCTATATCGTGCGTACAGAACGGCAACTCATTATGCTCATATATACCCATATACCATATTGGAGAAAGTGAATATAGGGTAGAAAATACCCATAGGAACGCTACAATAATCTTCATACGTTTCGCCGTCCAGACACGACGCATGCGCATCGGATACATGATAACGAGATATCGTTCTATAGCAATAGTCGTAAGGATTGCCGCTGATGCAATTGTCGCAGTGCCGAAAACCACTTGTTCGATTTTGCAGAATACACATCCAAACGGATAATGCGTGCCAACAAATCGATACATGCTCGGAATTACAACAAGTACTGTTACCAATAGATCACAAATAGCTAGATTTACCAAGAAAAAATTAGTGGTGGTTTTCATAGATCTGTTGCGAAGTACAACCAAGATGACGAGAATATTTCCAGTCAGTCCAAACACAAATATTAATATGTTGAATATTATAATCGCTGCTTTAATTGACGGACCTTCGTATGGATCCTCTTCCAAttctgttaataataattaaaaaaagaaaagaaacatacTATTATAAACAGTATTAAATTACACTATATTGTGGGCGTAGCACCCCACAAAAAGAAAAGACTAGGCTTGAATTGTTCAAAGTATAAGTACAATTTATGAGGATAGCTCAACAATAAATATGCATATTCAAAACCGTCATCTTGAGGGAATGAAACTAGTAATAACCGAGTTATAAACAAGACTGAGAGTCGTGTTAATAACACGAATGTTGGGGTTCGAACCCCACGctggtggaatagagttaaagctaTGCGAGCTACTGTGTTTAGGGTTCACAGCATTATACGTTCCTCTTTCCACTACACATTATGAGGCAGCACCAGCAATGCATCTGATGATGATGTCAGAAATTAGGTAcaactaataatatataacattgtGTATAGATGACGATGTACTGATCGACTAATTAGCCGTGGGCTAGGACTTAGGCATAAGAAACCTAgtttttaaagtacagtatagAAAAACTCAAATAAAGTAGTTACATTTTAACATTACCCTAATATTATCGTAGGCgattattgtatttgttttatgaaTTGTACAAATATTACAATTAGTAATTAGGCTTTTGTGTGTGGCTCgcgctgtttgtattttataattaatttgttctGTTGAATTACCGTCATGGTCCGCATGCCTCGCTGGCTCGCACCTTTGCAACACTCACTAAATGGAAGTTTTTTTCAATATAacttcaaatcatgtaaagtgcattttccggtgacctagcagctctattttaaCAAAGCATTTCTTATCTCTCCCCCACCCCCGCCTAGTTCAGCTTACTCAGTTGATTTTCAAGCGCCTGCTTGTGGGGGGTAGGGGGAGAGGAGAGAGATGGAGTGCGtgtaaacataggcctacatgaacACGTTACCGAACAAAATAGTGACGGAAACGATTTTGAAATAGTGGGTGGGGAGTTATGCATCGacattgtaaaataataaaactatgtAATATATCTTGTGCATTGTGTAAGTTCACAATTTCGGAGCATGCCATGCCTATCGTTTATGCACAATTTAAAAAAGGCGAGGCTTTTCTAAAGCAAAGCTAGGAAATTTTTCTGTCCTTAAGTGACGTAAGAACTACTCTTATACGCAGCAGCATAAATCAAATCGATAAAGAATTAAAGTGTTCCTGGGCTTTGTGCTGCTTTAAAGATCAAAATCAAGTTGATTACGTATCCAGCACACGTTGTAAAGccaatttgaattttaatattgagTATGGCAGTCCAGGGTCACACTACGGTAATTTAAACACTCAATCTTGTCGATGTCCGTGATATCCATGtgttaaaaactataaattgATGTCGCAGTGTGAACCACGTGTGTACGTGGGATGTATTTACTATGTTAGTTTTAGCCACGTTTTGTTTTTACCCTAGAGCCATACAAACGTTATGACATTCAGAAGCTTTATGAAAAAAACCATATGCTCAcaccaaacatttattatatatttagtgGCATTTTACTTTTATGCGATTAGTAAATTATTAATAGAAGTTTgattattttgacattttttattgagaacattatattatacaggaaCATTTACTACTTATTAatacttacaaaaaaaaaagtttgtaagAGTTATCTTACACAATTTTCCACTGATCTTTTTTCTGGTAGATTTTAACGTGTACCATGTTAAGATCAATCATGTGTACCATAATAAAATCGAATGTACCTTAATTAGTGCATGCATTTTGTGATGATGCAACAAAAACGTGATTTATGCGGTGATTGCCTTCCATAGACACTGCGGCGACGGCGGCGGGGTTTTTCAATGTACTGCTGTACTACACTACTTCTTtgctactactgtactaacTAGTCTACACGTCACACTGGACACACACACGgtgcctagcctaggcccaggCCTAGGGCCTATATTAATACTTACCAGAAGAAAATTCAAAAAAGGCAAGAAAGAAGGTAGCAGGTAAATGTTTTGTTCTATTATGTTGGGCCTTTCTTGTTAACAATCTAGACCTAGACTGCCCTTGTTGTAGTGTCACACACGCCCGacatagcctagctagctaggcctactagggccggctgcgattttttttttcgtacataagttggggaccccctcatgaaacgttacaaaataaacatgaataattcatcagttaaattttcttgttccgtgtactgtgcacccaagcgtatagcaacaagaagtgattacacgacacaagtgcggtacgattctaggcctaatctccgctgtggttgccgcgtgggatttcataaaagaatagcgatcgacgttttgtgtggattgtcgaaataatcagcctttagtttatggtgtttttaatataatttattactaaagaattacgtgttaaaactatagtttctattaatactattaggcctaattattagtctctaaacccatttCTATTCTAGTAGTGTGGGTGTGTGCATGGAGTTTACTCCATGGTGTGTGTGAGGTGTGTGTGTTTAGttatgacacagtccgagtaataagtcatcaaaattaaacaataaacattaggccatataaaaaaaaacaacagttgaTCGTCCCCGCCCGCATGCTTTTCTCAGGCcgcatcaatttttattttattttttatttcgatattttgtatataaaacattgatTTATGTTGTACCTTTGTcgaaagctaggcctagctctttCTTTTTTCGTGATCCACAGCCGTCGGGAGCCATCGATACACATCGTCGACTGCGATAAATTTGAGGTCATATTCTTTGATTATAGGTCAGCGATGATAGAGGTATCACTGCCGTTGAATGtatgaatattttgaattacaCTCATCATGggtataatattttacataaacgTCTGGATCTAATTAGAATTTTCACAGCCGCTATATGCTCGCTACTCCTTAAAAATGTTGCCGTGAAGCAAAAAACGACTGGATTTGGAGAACACATGTTTTTGGTTCTACCTTCCGTTTCTATCGCTATATTCTATACATTTgagttacagtatacactattaatatttataattattggttccttggtaggcctactttttagtCCTTTTATcaattgttacataataatttgaTCTAGGATAGTAGGATACTGCTAGACTAGATAGTAGTTAAACAACatggtttttatttgtgtttcgATTCGGACTGCAACAAAAATCGTGAAGCCCGCCCTTGGTATGCGAGAACGGTGTAGTGGACGGCCGACGTACTCTCGCAGACATTTTCTCTGATTTTGCAGGCGGCGAATTCGATCAAGGTGGACCGATAGGAGACCAATACCAAACTACGGAGGTGAGTAATTGTTCGgtaaaaatgttcatatagAAGTAACAAAACTGTAGGCTAGCATATTGTCGCGAGAGAGTGTAGAGTTTGCCTACCCATAGAGGGACGAATTGACCCGGCTGGGTTGAAACTGTCCCATATATATAAATAGGCTAGATGTTTACGGACGTGTTCGGGTACATGACCCACgtcctgtttaaaatatgtgtgtATGCATTGATATTCCCTCCCTCTTTGGATGtcatattatcatattattgtcATGTTCAGAATTCTTTCAACACAACTGAATTTACCATATATTTACCCCTACTCTTTTTCATTCTTTATTCTAGTGTGAAGAATGCCTCAAGTGGCGAGTATGTTATGCAGCACATGTTCTGAAGCGTGACCAAGGGCAGCTCTTGGAACGAGAACTGGACACACTGTCGTATTCATGTGGAACTTGTTTTCAAGACATCCTGGGAGAGGACGATTCTATTGTTTTTGTCAATGACAAAATGACATGTGCCCTGCCTATCGAAGCAGCTTATTACATAACATTCACAGACCCCCTGTGCTTTTATTGTGGAACTGAGCACAATTTATCAATTGAAAACATGAATTATCCACTTTGTAGTGAATGCAAGGAATCAGGCAAAACACCCAAAAGGAAAAACACTAGAGCATTTGTGCCACAGTAGGCTAATAATATCCAGAAGTTTGATATAAagtcaaagtgtacaaaaaggACTTTTATTGTGACCccctgataaaataaaaaaaaaaggtgtattATAATATTTGCTGTTCTGTATACTTATGTTTGTTTAGACATCTTACAGtacttaccatatttatttgaattgtcAGGAAGGGTGTATGCGAGGGGTGGGAGTGATTTTTATTCATAGCGGCATGTTTATTCAAGAAAATACGGTAGTGAATCGCcatcttggaaaaataaaaaataaaaaataaaaagagccTCTTACTTCCTTTTTTTAGAAAACCAGGACGAtcaactgttgtttttttttacatggccttacacaaaaatacattttttattctcgtgggtctaatcttcccatatcatgtgttcatatacgcgcatttttaaagttcctttgagtacatgcatattgtttgataataaaatagcagaattaaaaaattacagtaggcctacacaaattatacacattttttattcttgtgggtctaagctttctttgggctatgtccaattactacttagtttaatgtcttgcctagctgtcgattagcctcgacacattttgcatagtggtgtgtgtgaagaagagtgcgcgaaggcaatcacgtgaattgacctagaatcctaggccaactgtagaaagaatcgtatcgcagtttaGTTGtgcgtgtaatcacttcttgttgctatacgcttgggtgcacacggaacaacaaatttaactgatgaattattcatgtttattttgtgacgtttcatgaggggtccccaacttatgtaagaaaaaaaaaatcgcgggccGGCTAGGCCTACGTCACAAGACCAACACCAAAACAaccttaggcctaggcctagaaagtCAATAATCACCAACACAATTTTAAACCGGTATTGAATTGAACCAAATAGGcatagggcctagcctaggtcgGTGCTAATGCACTTTCGCACCACAATCTCTAGTCTTaccaaatttaaaaacattcaccTACTGCGCGGCGGATGGTGAGTGACCGTGAAGTCTTATTCCCAGATTTTTTAGGCGAGAAACTACAGTAGCGCCGCttttagtagtaggcctacctgacCAAACTTTGGTTTATTTTCAAACTCCGATTTACTTACCATCATAGCCTGCAGTTGCTGATGGTACATAGTCATCATCACCATAATAACCTgaaaacagtaaaaaaaaaaaaaccttattaaatattattaattagccttaggcctaggcctagtaagattgCAATCAaccacaatttaattaaaaaatataaatatagctAGAACTcctgtcttaagctctgtctacactatcaaactagtttgacaaagtgtgatgtgcccaaatatggtagtgatataaccaaatatggtagtgatatgacatcatcatgtccattatgggcatatcacatttttgatagtgtagacagagcttaaggaggTATAATTACAATCTACACTCGACTCATGTTATGATACCGATGTACagtcagggaataatttcgccagtgtagcatagcaaaaagctatacaaaacaacctttttgctacacatttctacaattgtgtagcaaaaaatacaatacaaaactatgtttcttgactactgtaaaaaatcagtttgattagcaattttgctaaacaaaattttcaaatgaaatttttctcTGACAGTACATGCACTCATAGCTCACATAACTATTTATGTGTTGCTAAGATACACGTATTGTAAAATTTCttaattaccaaaaataacaCTGGGAGAGGATAACGaattgtaatataaaatgtacaaGCAATGTTTTGTGTTCTTTACccgaaaataaatattttgatacaGGAGAGCTACGGGCAAAACACTAAGTAGTATACTGTTGGATTTAAAAACATAACTTGATGTACTTTATGCAAATGAATTATAAAAGTTCCCAAATATTTCACTGCTTAATTAATTCGTATTTTTtggaaatatataataaaaccgTGATTTGCATGTTTTACATCAATCTTGACATACTGTAGTGATCCTCACATTTcattaggcctaaattttaCATTTACTAAATTACGATATCATGACTTACCAGTAATGTTGTCGGTGCCCTCTGAAATAAAATTGaagaaaatagtaaataattattttagataAACAGGTACAGTATACTGATACCCGTtaactatattatatttaatatctgGCTTAgttaacattaggcctattggGAGCTTTCGATTTTTAAAGACTGACGACCAACTTCGGTCGTGTCAAAACGAAATCACGGCTCCCCTCCTATTTTTCCATTTAGTGTCGTTAACTCGAAATTATTTGATATACCGTAGAACATAGAGTATACCGTATGCGGCTCTGTTGGAATGAAAAGGAATTTACGAGCGGAAAACCAATATAGAAAggttattataaatatagaaCAGAGTAGCTGTTCGACACTTCATATTTAATCCACTTTATTAATCGTTTTATATAACTGACATTAATTTGACATACTGGGGAATTTTAGGAAATATAAACGTTAACTTTTGCATATTGATTAATAAAAATACgcatgcaattatattataattataaaagagACAGATATTTGGCATGTAATGTTAGATACACCGCTAACTCGTTGCCCTTAATGTGATAATCGCATTTGATCCGTTACATTAATTTTAGTTGATGGACATTGCCGTTTAGTATCTAAAATAAGGTTGACTTCTGACCTACAAAATTATTATAACGAAAAAGGTGATCAAGACTTGTCAGTAGAACTTTGTAACTATGGATAACATAACCATTTGAGAGCTGTGATGAGTGGacgattttatttttcacactGTCCAATAGCCTACGCTTGGCATTTAGGATGGGAAACCTGAGAGCACTGTTTGGTCGTCAGAAAAAGCCCGTAAATTCCTCACTTTGGCTTTTTTTTGTTCGATATAATTTGCATGCATCCATGTCATATAAAACATAATGACCGCAATATCGTAGTAGGCCTAAggtttttaaattacaattaaaacacGTCAGGGAGAGAGACGCTGCATGGGGAGGTGGATGAACCTGTCCATAGTTGTAATGGTAGTAGCCTACTTAGTAGAAAACGATGACTATTTTGGTAGTTTTCGATTGTTTCAGTAAagttttttaaagtataaaccaataaaaataatgatcagCTAAAAAGCTGTATTGTGTTTTTCTCGTCGTAATAATTGAAATCAGAAAATTACGTATGTaataataaagcttggttcccactagaacgtaacgcaaggacgtaaacgcaacgcaagcgttttaaccaatgacaagcgaagttatagacagttaccaatcacaagcgaataagccatcgcttgtgattggtcaattcacttgcgttgcgttacgtccttgtgttgcgtcgctagtgggaaccacgcttaacaaCAGAACAAACTCACCATGAGAAGGGATCTTGCATGATATTGTTCCCATTGTATTCGGTTTTTTATTACTGTAGTAATGTCTTCCAATGAGTTAGTAATTATCCAGTACGAAAAGGTGGGTTGACTTTATTCAAGTCAGAAatctaacaaaaaaaaaaaacaaaaaaagattgTC
This genomic stretch from Antedon mediterranea chromosome 11, ecAntMedi1.1, whole genome shotgun sequence harbors:
- the LOC140062174 gene encoding trissin receptor-like — its product is MGTISCKIPSHEGTDNITGYYGDDDYVPSATAGYDELEEDPYEGPSIKAAIIIFNILIFVFGLTGNILVILVVLRNRSMKTTTNFFLVNLAICDLLVTVLVVIPSMYRFVGTHYPFGCVFCKIEQVVFGTATIASAAILTTIAIERYLVIMYPMRMRRVWTAKRMKIIVAFLWVFSTLYSLSPIWYMGIYEHNELPFCTHDIARYGDLIRKQYVVTFTLWYAIPLTVMMILYGHMSVFLWHSAGAKNISIREIRNNISKTNSTASSSNRKNIYKGGSQVKRTESHTVPLTDDTTDKPIAKCGEFYIDYPDETESGGESRGETALMQKHTNGTTEEKEKFIEIKVQDSPNVDAVYTKSNDGQKSNNNCNVRFSERTVTRKSTKKAPSRSRGLKALNERKKVIRLLIALVLSFALCLFPSHLLTMWGLFGEMTSFGIHAVPFATALYLMNSALNPMLYAFLSEQFRKKMKQTLMCKKRQRWEKFFDSGHRSTESTVAYTDQTDGL